TAACACCAAAAAAATAGCTTTATTTTGATCTTGAATGTGATGGGTTTTTGTGTTTGTGCACTGTTAAGAGTTCGGATTTCCGTTCTTTTGTTTGGCCTGGGTTTTTGGTTGTAATCTAGGTGTTCTCTCTGAATGCTATGTGTGCTCCCCTTTTTCCTTTCTTGTTTGCAGGATCTGGTTCTGTGTTCTTTTCCGATGGATCtcataataaaaatcaaatcttttgagatctatttttgtttttgtgctTCAAGTTTTGGTTATTTAATCCTGATTCTTCTATTCTTTCCTGCAGATTCAGTATTTTTAGGAATCCGCCTTCTAAACCGACCACAACCCATTTTTTCCCgatttgtcctttttttttttctgttatttatttgggaaaataaataaataatgaatgtGTAATAAATAAGAACTAAATCCTATGGCATTAGCAACCTTAATCCTAAGCTTAAAATACACAGGCTCTCACATATGGACTCCCACTCGGACCTTGGATCAGACCCGACTTTGGGTTATTGGACTTTATCATTGGACCCCGTTGATATGGGATCTTGGACCGGTTGGACTTGAATTGTACATTTTGGACCCTtaaatcaattaactaattatcaatttaaaataaaaaattaattcctaTTTGGAAGATGAGTTATTAGTCTCTCTTTCAAGCTGGAGTTTTAAGGGTTCTATTAAGTGAGGTTTAGGATATCATACTGTAGTTcgatgaaaatattttttcatatcaTACAGTAATTGAATTGGATGAATatgtaattatcattttatacggaattttaataaaacttaaaattaaatactccAGGTTactaatacaattttatttaattactctaatatttcatatttgatGAGTTATTCTCTCCCCAATATTAGACATATACTCTTTGTTATCATCCATTAGTCATTCACATGtataaataatttctaataaatattattaaatttattcaattattttgtaggttaaaatgtatagaaaatTATCTCCCAtcaataaaacttttatattacGTTTGGTAggagtattattttttacatatgtTTTAGTATATGGGTTAGCAATAAATTAATGCAACTGATAATATTTGGCCaaatttttgcttattttgaagAGGTCTTATTTTTAACAAGAGTTATTATTCGtctttctaatttcaagttCATATTTGtactaattattctttttttaggtCTAACTCttgtaataaataaactttccctcaaattattatattagtaaCCAAACGAGgcattaataacatataattatattttaacaataaaatatatcctaaaattaaaaagaccatcattattgtataaaaataactttttaaatttatggcATGTCTAGACATATTTGAAAAGTCATAGGGTAATTGAATTTAAgtgtaattgtttgtaattaccCGTATAATTACTTCTATTCCCACCCTCCCTTAAGAATTACACTCAATTTAGTGAGATCCACTAATTACAATGGTTAACCAAACATGCCacaaatgtatatttataaacaATTACAATTAGATCCAATTACTATATGACTTTTCAAATGCGTTGTAAcatgattaatttaaatatgaattaatttgatacaaattcaaaaaataatttaaatcaaaacataataaaatttggttggtctttatttaaagatttaaaattcaatttaatcttaaaaaattaatttagtccttgaattaaattaaaatttcaatttagccatGAAGACCCATATGAAAAACTCGTTTTTGATGAATTCAAGGTCCAACCATTGTAAATATAAAGCTCTAATAAAATTAGGTGTTTACAACAACAATTTCCCTTTTCTCTTGAAACTATCATACGAAGTATCACAATTGTTCTTTTACTACATTAAGGGAGAAAGAGTCTATCCTTGTATATCCTCTTTGTCCAATCGAGGGTGGGGTGGTTGCTCTCATAGAAGTCTTAGAAGTCACGAAGTGCATTAAGGTTGCAGGACAGTCAATGTGGCGTGTGCAACCTACAAACTCTTTGTCTACAGATTCTCAGTCCTCTCTATTGGATGTTCAAGCCTTTTCTCTATAGGCTTTTCTTTCTACACCTGAGGTTCTTGCTCATAATGCTTGGTACCCGAATTTAGGTGCTACTCACCATCTTACCAACAGTGCAATTGCAGTGAAACATAGTACAAGGTATAGCGATTCAGGTAAAAAATTTGTTGGTAATGGACCTGCTTTACCTGTTGTACATGTTGGCTAGTCTTCCTTATAGCCTCACGGCCTCTTTACATGAAATCATTATTTCATGTTCCTAGAATAACTAAGAATTTGTTGTTTGTGTCTAAGTTTATAAGGGACAACCAAGTTCTCTTTGAGCTTTTGCCCGCTCATTACCAAGTTTGAGATTTGTAGACTAGATAGATTCTCTTGCAAGGCCCCTTTCGTAATGGTCTCTATAAATTGTCTGCTGTTAAAAAGCAAGGCATTGCTCCTCTTGATGCTTCTTTTGAGTTTGCTTCTTCAGCTGCTGGTAACACATTTGTGAAATTGGTTCCAATTGATGTATGACACAATCGATTAGGTCACCTATGTCAGTTAGTCCTTTTGAAGGCTTTAtacaattgtaatattttttttcaaaaaaataaaacagagatTGTTTGTGTTACCTGTCATCTTGGAAAACGACATAAGTTGGCTTTCACCAAGTCTTTCACTATTTGCACTGCACCCTTATGTCATggggctagaactttagtcttGCAACctgtgcggccttaggcgatttctttggttctaacccgcctaagtcagcctagcTCTCGTAAAGTGAGAATTCTCGAtagaaattctctaaggcaccGAAAATAAAGCGAAAGCAACTCAAAGACAAAAGAGCAACGGAAAAATGGAAAAGTCGTAAGAAAGCAACGCTCACAAGGTGTTtgttgagtaaatgctctcaaagtATATTCACTAACTTTGAATGAAATACAATgggatgattacaaatgaaggGGAATGACTTTATTTATTGTGCAACTCCCCTAGATCCAAcaatacaatttagttacatcGACAGAAGAGATTAAGCCAATCTACAATTTGAGATTCGTAAGGGATTTACATGATCCcttaagattacaaaataaaatcttatcaaattacatatcttctaagattattttccatatttactAAGGTAGCCCTAATTTTCCTTAAGTGTTTCACTAGGCCACTAAGGCTTCAAGCAAATAGGTTTTTCTACATGATCCATGAACCAAGTCAGTTCAAGTGGGTCAAATGAGCCCCATTTAATCAGTTGACCTCTATGAGACACTCTTTTTGCATTTGCCATAGGCTTTGATTTGTGGCCCGTGACACTTACAGTTGGTAGGTGCTGATGTATGAAGTCTTGCTCCTCTGTTCTCTAATTGCTCCCGATATTATCTCGCCTTTATAAATGTATACACTCGATATAATTGGGTATATTTCTTGAAGAAAAAATCAGAagtgttgtttatttttgtgcatTTTCATTGACAAGCTGATAGGTTGTTGGATTGTTCAGTCAAAGTTCTCCAAATTAATAGGGGTGGTGAGTTGCAGGAATTGAGATTATATGTGCACACTTATAGTATTGTTCATTGTACCTCTTGTTCCTAAACTTAAGAGCATAATGGTCTTGTTAAGAGGAAGCACAGACAGATCGTAAAGACTGGGTTATCTATACTTACCCAAGCTTTAATGACTCTTCACTATTGGAATGATACTTTTAGCAGTGCTGTGTACTTGTTGAACAAGTTGCCCACAACAAATTTAGATGGTGCCTTCTTATAAAAAACTATATGGAGTTAAACCTAATTTCTTAAGGCTTTTGGTTGTCTTTGTTTTCCTAATCTTAAGCCCTACAACAAtcataaattacaattttggtCTTTCTCGTATATCTTCCTTAGTTACTCCCCCACACATAAAAGGTATAGATGCTTAGATTCCACAGGTAAAGTTTACATTTCAAGACATGTCACTTTTTATGAGTAAGTGTTTCCTTTTAGTAAGCTATTACCTACTCACCATTCATCTTTCTTATCTCATTTTCATACATTCACATCCTTAACTTTCCCCCTACTTTATCTTATTTGTCACCTACTGTGTCTACCCATTCAATCCTTAGCTCATCTTCTTTCCCTAACACATTTGTCTCGTCCTCTAGCTAACCTTCGTCACACTCTTTGTCACCACATTTGCCTTCGTGTATGCCCACCTATTCTAACTTTTCTATCAATTCCTTATTGCCTAATCCATCTTTAAGTTTTTGCTTTATACCTTCTTCCCATATTTTCCCATTACCTCCTTCAGATGCTTATCCATGGTTGCATGAACCAAATTTGGCATCTTTAAACCCAAGACCTACTTAGCAACGATAGCTTGTTCTCTTGATTCAGTGCTCGCTAACATTCATGAAGCTATGAAGTCCTCTTATTGGCAagagaaaattcataatgagCTTCATACTTTACTtgaaaatcaaacttaaagtcTTTGTCCACTACCACCTACCAAAAAGCCTATTGGATGTAAATGACTCTTCAAGGTAAAAGGAAAGCCCGATAGATTGATATACAAAGCTAGGCTCATCACTAAAGGGTATTCTCAACATGTTGGCTCTGATTTTACGGAAACATTTAGTCTAGTAGTTCTAGCCAACACCATTCAAACTATGCTATCTCTTACTATAATGAATGGCTAGCCCTTAAGGCAAGTTGATGTCAACAATACATTTCTCAATGGCACACTGACTGAGGAGATATACATAAGTCAGCCATCAAGATTTTAGGTTTATGGGGTCAATAATcaaaagttaattttcaagcTCAAGGCTTTATATGGCCTTCAccaagctcattgagcttggTTTCATATACTTAGGGAGTTTCTAATAAATAAGCTTTAGTTTCAACCATCTAAGGTTGATCCCTCATTGTTTGTTCGAACTTTAGTAGATTCTAAGCTCCTTATTATGACATATGTAGATGAtattgttggatctggtgccctaagtgtagtaatTTCGTCAAtgtatacttgtaatttttttgaacagattggttaaaataattcatgaattacatGAATATAATTTGCATAATATCCTCATGTGATTTTTGGATGCAAAGCAAAGTAGaagaaaatattggctcactggttgtctaatgtttaaactaatactaagcggtattacgtgatcaaatcataatacggaaagataacttatgttagtAGACGGACCTAATCATTTCCATAGATTAATCGGAAAtggcaaaccgattgaaagactaatatgccgTCTATTAAGTCCAATTGGGAAGATgatttgtcttgggcatcggagcagATGATTCCCAAGatagacatagatgtgactgactacACTGATAGTATATCGAACTGGACCCAAGAAAAATAGATCAcgaatccgtttatggatttatttattGTACGTTCaaagtgtgacataccttaatatTAAATGGATGACGggctatgtatgtgtgactcgtataccTTAATCTGTTTAACTAGGGTTGCCGCCCCACATATTCCTAGTTAGACTAGGAGtatgtttttctattgaaatagacttttacaattcaacaagggttttgCCTTTTCTCTCTATAAATATATGGCACCTATAGGGCTAGACacacaactttaagatattgttattcttcCTTAAAATATTGAGAGTTTATTCTCtaagtattaattttattttttggaataacAATTCTGCCAGTTTCTATTGAGAGAGATTTTGCTCTCACACTAGAAGTAAATAAAACTATTTCTAGTTATgtgtttgatttgaattgttCGAGCCCACATTCGAAGCAATTAATGTTACGAGAATAGTAGagaagattgtttggttgaaaattagctcgattttcaaaaattttattttcggttgtgcaagaaaatcattttcaaactaaatttattCGACAAATATTGTGTTGATTGGAAGCTTTATGATGAGATTAATGAAGTTGCTCAACAACTCAATGCCAATTTCTTGTTGAAATATCTTGGTAGCCTTCATTTTTTCCTTAGGGTTAAAGTTCATTACTACCACAAGGTCTCTTTTTTAgttagacaaaaaaaatatgtttttgacTTGTTTGATGGAAGCCTATTTGAAGACAATCAACTTTATAAAAGTGTGGTTAGGACCTTGTAGTACATCTTTCTTACTAGGCCTGATCtcttttattctattaataaaCTCAACACAAAAAATGAACTCCCTATTGGACACTCATTGGAAAGCAGTAAAACGCGTTTTGAGATATCTCAATGGTACATTGGACTATGGGTTGCATTATACGCATGGCTCCACTAGGTTAGTTTGTTATACGAATGCAAATTAGGCATCGACTATTGATGTTAGGAGCTCTACATCAGGTTACTGTGTGTATCTTGGCAATAATCATGTTGCTTGGTGTGCTAAGAAACAATGTGTGTTTCCAGGTCTTCCTCAGAAGGAAAGCATCGAGGCTTAGTTGTGGCTGAGTTGTTGAgggttaaaaaaattactattagAGATTGACATGCAACTTTCATAAGTACCAATTGTGTATGAGAAAAATACATCTCCTGCTTCTATGGCTGCTAATCCTACACATCATGCTAAGATTAAGTATGTTGAGATCGACCTGCACTTTGTCAGTGAAAAATTGCTAGATGGAACTTGTAATTGAATTTCATTCGATCCACAGAACAGTTTgctaatatttttactaaactTGTTACACCAAGTCGGTTTGATTTCTTCAAGATGCACATTAAAGTGTTAACTTATTCTAATGTTAATCAAGATCAACAAGGTTCAAAAGACCATGAGGATGTTAGAGTACTAAACTCCAGTAACATTTGAAGTTGTTATGGTGTTGTTAGTATATTATTAGAGTGCAATTAGAGAGTTATTGGTTAGAGTGGTTGGAATGGTTGCCATTTAGTTGAGTTGCTGTTACACAacaattattgattttgtaaaGGCTTGTATATAAGTGTTTTCTATTAGAAAGCAAATGCAAGATGATTCATTATTCATTTTctattgttgttttcttttcatttgttattttcttaGTTGCCAAACACCATTGTTATctctttttagtttttgattgatattttaacccttaaatacaaaattatctCTAGCCTTCCAAAATGCCAACACACTCAAACCAAATTACTCTTATAACAAAAAAGGCCCTAAATTAAGGACAAGCTTGCACGCCTTCACCCATCAATCCTGAAagcttaaaaaaatcaataaggCTCGGACAATAGGtaaaaaaatatgcattttacaCAACTTGAGCAAAAgggcaaaagaaaagaaaaacctctAATGCCTCTTCACAATAATTATATTGAGCACACTTAGACAGAAAATGACAATGTCAGAGTCGAAGATTCTCGAAAGTAACAAGGGTTTTGTATGTAGCCCTCCAAATGAAGTTTGAAAGTTCAAGAGTCCCTTTAACCTACCACAATTCCTCAAAAAGCTTCCCATATGACTCATGGTTTTTACTAGTTTCCTCGTGAGTGTAGAAAGCAAGTGGTTAACAACAATATGGTAATTGTATTTGACACTAATTCCCATCTTTCAAAAAGTGCTAAACTCTTTTTTCCTCAGAGTTTAGTAGGCCAATTGGTACATAAGAGATAACTTTCACCttttttgagttaaaaaaacTCCCGAAGTAATCCATTATTCCACTATCTCATGTCCTATAATTAGCGATGAACAAAACTTGATTTGATTCCAAAAATCGATTTTTTTAATTCCGAGTTAGTTGAATTTAgtcattcaatttttcaaatcatcttgaataaataattcaatttttcgagtttgagtcgagttgaattttacaacttgaataatttaaataataaattgatataaataccCTTGTGTCCttgatagttttaaaaatatgtaaattggcccttataaaaaataaaaataatcaaaataatcttcaaaatttaattttataaaaaaattgtccagaatgttattaatatatataaattcaaaaaaataaaattattattaatatatatttttaactaaatatatattttattattttctttgaacacttttaagattttataataattttatttattttgtaaaaagaattatataaattaaggttGGAAATGAAGTTGAGTGAAAGGGATAAAAATCGACCTGTTGCTATCCATATATGTGAAGCTACGACTAGTGCTACAAAATCAATAATCACAGAACGGTGGGGAAAGCTTGCTGTTGCCTTTTGGTTTGTAGTCcatatattattacttttagtGTAAAACAAAGTATCTtacttaaaaagaaagaaataataaagtatCATCTTAATTTGCTTTTAATGTAGTCCTATACTAATCACATCGTCTTGTCCCACTATAGCATCCCCCGGCATTAGTCAGTGCTGTTTCATGATTTCACTTCATCGACATTTAAGGGTGTAAACCATGCACCTATTTGGAATTCAACTTTATCATTACCAATTCTGGCTTGAGTTTTGAGTTTAAAATGTTGGGTATAGagtaacttatattttatttttaatggatatttttaaacataaagcATAATActtagatttgaattttattcCGAAGAATCTCATATGTGATGACTTGATGATCAAGGGTATTGACTGCTCTAGGTGTGACTTGCGTTTGAGTCTCGTTAATCACATTTGTTGCTCAAACTTTACCCTGTTATTGTTATTcatcagaaaaaaaattatttcggaaaaaaaaacttatttaataataatttcaaatctTATTTACAAAACAAGTCCAACTTATTGACTTAACTAACTCCAACGAAACTTCAAATATTAAGTTTTGGGTCAAATAACTTTTCACGAGTTACACCTCGATTCGACTCAATGATACAGCCAGCACATGTAATAAGAAACTTTAGTTTGGCAACACTTTGCAATCATATATTCGCAAAGTTTATTCAGAGTTATCTCAAAACACACACttcatatttaaaaagaaaaaaagaaaaaaaagcagcCGAACAATGAAAACCCTTTCGACCAACTCAGCTATAATATATATGAGCAATGGCAACGATCTACTGGGGAACCGGGAGGGCATGAGGGAAGGCACTTTTGGATGCCGACATGGTCTGCAATTTGCAGTCAACGGAGATGAATTGGGAAGAATTGGCATCGTCTTCTTCAAGAGAAATCATGTTGATTAGTTGCAGCAAAACCTTCTCTAGCTCTTCACCATCGGTCCATTCATAGATCTCAGCCTTGATCAACATTGGGTTCCTGCAAATTAAATCCCAAACTGGATAATTCTTCCTTGGCATCATGTAGTCTGCCTCTCCAAGCTTTAAGCCTGGGCAGTAATCTCCGCTGCCATCTCCAAGGTATAtgattttcttctttccttctAAAGAAGCTTGAATCCTTTCAATCAccctcccctgtttcaccaacCACAAACCaggaaaaaaaatgttgaaaacaaGTTTTGGCATCATATTTGTGAATATCacataattaagaaaatttatttaaccatGTCAAGATTATGTTTTCCATATGGAACATTACTTTAATAAAGTGGTGTCAACAAATCCAAAAACGAATCAGGTTATGTTCAGTTGGTTGATCCTATGTTCTTTTAGAGAACATATGCATAATCTTAACACCCGCAAGTTCAGGAGTCCATTAAAACTAATCTCTTGGTCCGATAGATGGTTTTGGAGGTAATTTTAAACTAGGAATGAAATTAATTCCCATTagtgatgaaaaaaaaaagaatgatacTTTGCACATATTTGGGGGGCAGAGATTGCAGCCATGGGAACTCTTGGTGAAATCATGATAAGGGAAGATCCTTAGTTTCTCTTCTTCGTCGACAAAGCTAGGATTGGAGTCAATCTCTGAGAAATATTCCCTCAATCCAAGGTGCTCCAGAATTGTTTCAATGAAGAACATGTTTGCATCACTAACAACCCTGAGTTCACACCTGCAACAACAACTTGATCACCATTCTAAATTCCTATATCACCAAACGATGGTTTTATAGtcgagaaaaaagaagaagaagcataGTAAGAAAAAATACCCTAAAGCATGAGCTGCTTTAATGGCAGGGACTATCCTAGGATGGATAGGAGCTCGTTTCAGAACCTCAACAATGTCATCAATGGTTTTTCCTTGAGCATGAAGCTCCTTCATCATCTTGTCCTGCAATTTTATACCACATAAACAAAACACGAAATTGTCTAAAGTTTAAGCATTGAAGTTTTAGTTAGTTTTAAATTgtctaaattttaagttatggtATACCATGAGAGGATTCCAAGGCATGGTAGGAAGAAGTTGGTTGAACAAATCGGTGAAACCCAATTCATCAAGAACCCAGTTATCACTGTCACAGTCAATAATAGTTTTGTCGAAATCAAAAATCACAACAATCCCAGCCATTTCTCTCTGAaataaaaccaaaccaaaccgaACAAAGTacaaaaagaaacaagattggaaaacaaaggaaagaaatatATGTTCCT
This genomic window from Gossypium raimondii isolate GPD5lz chromosome 10, ASM2569854v1, whole genome shotgun sequence contains:
- the LOC105777856 gene encoding inorganic pyrophosphatase 1, with translation MAGIVVIFDFDKTIIDCDSDNWVLDELGFTDLFNQLLPTMPWNPLMDKMMKELHAQGKTIDDIVEVLKRAPIHPRIVPAIKAAHALGCELRVVSDANMFFIETILEHLGLREYFSEIDSNPSFVDEEEKLRIFPYHDFTKSSHGCNLCPPNMCKGRVIERIQASLEGKKKIIYLGDGSGDYCPGLKLGEADYMMPRKNYPVWDLICRNPMLIKAEIYEWTDGEELEKVLLQLINMISLEEDDANSSQFISVDCKLQTMSASKSAFPHALPVPQ